A region of Acidimicrobiales bacterium DNA encodes the following proteins:
- a CDS encoding uracil-DNA glycosylase: MASSLAELAVQAASCTNCPLAQTRTNVVFGAGDPDAPLMIVGEAPGKDEDERGEPFVGRSGKLLDQVMLEELGVTRERVFIGNTLLCRPPGNRDPLPDEIAACNPWLEAKLDAIGPKVVITLGNFATKLLLFGDPKAKEGITKLRGKTYPWRHGAVLVPTYHPSAVLRSGGGQPLAEMRADFVRAKRALADAGVTL, from the coding sequence ATGGCGTCTTCACTCGCCGAACTGGCGGTGCAGGCCGCCAGCTGCACGAACTGTCCGCTGGCCCAGACGCGTACCAACGTCGTCTTCGGCGCCGGCGATCCCGACGCGCCGCTGATGATCGTCGGGGAAGCGCCGGGCAAGGACGAAGACGAGCGGGGGGAGCCCTTCGTCGGGCGTTCGGGGAAGCTGCTCGACCAGGTGATGCTGGAGGAACTCGGCGTGACGCGCGAGCGCGTGTTCATCGGCAACACGCTGCTGTGCCGTCCGCCGGGCAACCGCGATCCGCTGCCTGACGAGATCGCGGCGTGCAATCCGTGGCTCGAGGCGAAGCTCGACGCCATCGGGCCGAAGGTGGTCATCACGCTGGGCAACTTCGCCACCAAGTTGCTGCTGTTCGGCGATCCCAAGGCGAAAGAGGGCATCACGAAGCTGCGGGGCAAGACATATCCGTGGCGCCACGGTGCCGTCCTTGTGCCGACGTATCACCCGTCGGCCGTGTTGCGCAGCGGTGGCGGGCAACCGCTCGCCGAGATGCGCGCCGACTTCGTGCGCGCCAAGCGAGCGCTGGCCGACGCGGGAGTCACGCTGTGA
- the tsaE gene encoding tRNA (adenosine(37)-N6)-threonylcarbamoyltransferase complex ATPase subunit type 1 TsaE, protein MITRVTHSPEETEQLAATVAHMARPGDLIVLVGGLGAGKTRFVRGFVTATGSSEQATSPTFALVHNYEGPTPIVHADLYRLVSEHEVLDLGLDESLADGAIVLVEWGDLAETLLRPDRLTVTITDVDETSRRFDFDGWADRWTT, encoded by the coding sequence GTGATCACCCGCGTGACCCACAGCCCCGAAGAGACCGAGCAACTGGCGGCGACCGTCGCGCACATGGCGCGTCCCGGTGACCTCATCGTGCTCGTCGGCGGTCTCGGCGCCGGCAAGACGCGCTTCGTGCGCGGCTTCGTCACGGCGACGGGGTCTTCCGAACAAGCCACGTCGCCGACGTTCGCGCTGGTGCACAACTACGAAGGACCGACCCCGATCGTGCACGCCGACCTGTACCGCCTCGTCAGCGAACACGAGGTGCTCGACCTGGGCCTGGACGAGTCGCTGGCCGACGGCGCCATCGTGCTCGTCGAGTGGGGCGACCTCGCCGAGACGCTGCTGCGTCCCGACCGCTTGACGGTCACCATCACCGATGTCGACGAGACGTCGCGCCGGTTCGACTTCGACGGCTGGGCTGATCGGTGGACCACATGA
- the tsaB gene encoding tRNA (adenosine(37)-N6)-threonylcarbamoyltransferase complex dimerization subunit type 1 TsaB: MMVLGVESATARAGVAIGTDDGVIAGAHVTRGPRHAEALMPAIDFVCTQAGIAVADVDAIAVDIGPGLFTGLRVGIATANGLAQALGKPMIAVCSLDVLAHTLRHAGGDIVSVIDARRREVYAARYESVGRELKRVMEPTVLPPDELLAQIGDATLVGDTLGEAGALFALPSAEALVELARTLPFQEPNSISPLYLRKSDAELNAERGASSGS; this comes from the coding sequence ATGATGGTTCTCGGCGTCGAGTCGGCGACGGCGCGTGCCGGCGTGGCGATCGGCACCGATGACGGCGTGATCGCCGGTGCCCACGTGACCCGCGGGCCCCGCCACGCCGAAGCCCTCATGCCGGCGATCGACTTCGTGTGCACGCAGGCAGGCATCGCAGTCGCCGACGTCGACGCCATCGCCGTCGACATCGGCCCGGGGCTGTTCACCGGGCTGCGCGTCGGGATCGCCACCGCAAACGGGCTGGCGCAGGCACTGGGCAAGCCGATGATCGCCGTGTGCAGCCTCGACGTGTTGGCGCACACCCTGCGCCACGCCGGCGGCGACATCGTGAGCGTGATCGACGCCCGCCGCCGGGAGGTCTACGCCGCTCGGTACGAATCCGTCGGCCGGGAGCTCAAGCGCGTCATGGAGCCCACCGTGCTGCCACCCGACGAGCTGCTCGCCCAGATCGGCGACGCGACGTTGGTCGGCGACACGCTCGGCGAAGCGGGGGCGCTCTTCGCTCTGCCGTCGGCCGAGGCGCTCGTCGAGTTGGCCCGCACGCTGCCGTTCCAGGAACCCAACAGCATTTCGCCCCTGTATCTGCGAAAGTCAGACGCAGAGCTGAACGCCGAAAGGGGGGCGTCGAGTGGCAGCTGA
- the rimI gene encoding ribosomal protein S18-alanine N-acetyltransferase: MAAEPKDPAGITPRDGERDPVDVHLTPMRRRHLRTVLRIETEVYPRPWTINLFVSELGMRTSRSYYVAKVGPTVVGYSGLMLVGEDAHVTTIAVDPAWHRHHIGTRLLMNIARDARERGARHLTLEVRVSNEPAQRMYRRFGFRPAGIRKGYYVETNEDALVMWADDIDQPEYLERLLRIEEGVRGETTVDRLRP; the protein is encoded by the coding sequence GTGGCAGCTGAACCGAAGGATCCGGCTGGAATCACGCCCCGCGACGGCGAGCGCGATCCGGTCGACGTCCATCTGACGCCCATGCGGCGCCGTCACCTGCGCACGGTGTTGCGCATCGAGACCGAGGTGTATCCGCGGCCGTGGACGATCAACTTGTTCGTGAGCGAACTCGGGATGCGGACGAGCCGCTCGTACTACGTGGCCAAGGTCGGTCCGACCGTCGTCGGCTACAGCGGGCTCATGCTCGTCGGTGAGGATGCGCACGTCACCACCATCGCCGTCGATCCGGCGTGGCACCGGCACCACATCGGTACGCGGCTGCTGATGAACATCGCACGCGACGCCCGTGAGCGTGGCGCCCGCCACCTGACGTTGGAGGTGCGCGTGTCGAACGAGCCGGCGCAGCGGATGTACCGCCGGTTCGGCTTCCGTCCTGCCGGTATCCGCAAGGGCTACTACGTCGAGACGAATGAGGACGCGCTTGTCATGTGGGCCGACGACATCGACCAACCCGAGTACCTCGAGCGGCTGCTCCGCATCGAAGAAGGCGTCCGCGGCGAGACGACCGTCGATCGGCTCCGGCCATGA